The proteins below come from a single Eucalyptus grandis isolate ANBG69807.140 chromosome 3, ASM1654582v1, whole genome shotgun sequence genomic window:
- the LOC104435939 gene encoding GDSL esterase/lipase At5g45670-like — protein sequence MASFEYNRAWGVILPVLFLISSNSPSWVLGAPQVPCYFIYGDSLADNGNNNDLETQAKANYPPYGIDFPDRATGRFTNGRTSVDIIAGLLGFDRYIQPFASAKGSEILIGVNYASGGSGIRDETGQQLGDRISLNHQLQNHLVTISRVRDMLGSNATAYLNKCIYTVGMGSNDYINNYFMPDVYQTSKLYTPEQYADVLIKQYQQQLKTLYSYGARKVAIFGLSVIGCAPAEISRFGTNGSLCVDKINSAVMLFNDRLKPLVDELNRNLADAKFTYIDFFGISTAGLPALRVASSTCCKVREDGMCIPFETPCFIRLLHAFYDGIHPTEIVNLVFGAMAYKALLSSDAYPIDIHHLAML from the exons ATGGCGTCATTCGAGTACAATAGAGCATGGGGAGTTATTTTGCCTGTTCTCTTCTTGATCTCATCGAATTCGCCAAGCTGGGTTCTTGGAGCTCCTCAAGTGCCGTGTTACTTCATATATGGGGATTCCCTCGCTGATAATGGGAACAACAACGATCTCGAGACTCAGGCCAAAGCGAATTATCCTCCTTATGGGATTGACTTCCCCGACAGAGCCACCGGAAGGTTCACCAATGGCCGCACCTCCGTCGATATCATTG CCGGACTCCTGGGGTTTGACAGATACATTCAACCCTTTGCATCTGCAAAAGGGAGCGAGATACTCATCGGTGTGAATTATGCATCCGGTGGGTCGGGCATTCGAGACGAAACAGGACAGCAACTG GGTGATCGAATCAGCTTGAACCATCAATTGCAAAACCATTTGGTCACAATCTCGCGCGTCAGAGACATGTTGGGATCGAATGCTACGGCATACTTAAACAAGTGCATATACACGGTAGGAATGGGAAGCAACGATTACATCAACAACTACTTCATGCCAGACGTATATCAAACCAGCAAGCTTTACACACCTGAGCAATACGCCGATGTACTAATCAAGCAATACCAACAACAGTTGAAG ACATTGTATTCCTATGGAGCAAGGAAGGTGGCAATATTTGGATTAAGTGTGATAGGTTGCGCCCCAGCAGAAATTTCAAGATTTGGGACCAACGGATCTCTGTGCGTCGACAAGATCAACAGTGCGGTTATGTTATTCAACGACAGGCTCAAACCTCTCGTTGATGAACTGAATCGCAACCTGGCCGATGCTAAGTTCACCTACATAGACTTTTTTGGAATCTCCACTGCTGGACTTCcag CTCTTCGAGTTGCAAGTTCAACCTGTTGTAAGGTTCGGGAGGATGGCATGTGCATTCCCTTCGAAACTCCATGCTTTATTAGGTTGTTACACGCCTTCTACGATGGAATTCACCCCACAGAGATAGTGAATTTGGTGTTTGGTGCAATGGCTTACAAAGCTTTACTTTCTTCTGATGCTTACCCTATTGATATTCATCATCTTGCGATgctctga
- the LOC104435940 gene encoding GDSL esterase/lipase At5g45670, with amino-acid sequence MAIWLFLVALNLSGRLVLGAPQVPCYFIFGDSLADDGNNNNLLTLAKSNYPPYGIDFSDGATGRFTNGRTIVDIIAQLLGFDQYIPPFATARGNDTLQGVNYASGAAGIRDESGQQQGDRISLNRQLGNHLITVSRVREILGGNESAYLNKCIYTVGMGSNDYLNNYFMPNIYPTSSMYTPEQYADVLIKQYKEQLKTLYGYGARKVAVIGLGLLGCTPAEISRFGTNGSACVDNINNAAVLFNNQLQPLVNEFNSNFSDAKFTYINTFAISTTGPGTAGLISNATCCKVDKELGTCIPYETPCSNRTIYVFYDGFHPTETVNLGFAARAYNALLPSDASPYDIRTLAMI; translated from the exons ATGGCAATATGGCTTTTCCTGGTGGCCTTGAATTTGTCGGGGAGATTGGTTCTTGGAGCCCCTCAGGTCCCGTGTTACTTCATCTTCGGAGACTCGCTCGCCGACGATGGCAATAACAACAATCTCCTCACCCTGGCCAAATCGAATTACCCACCTTACGGGATTGACTTCTCCGATGGCGCCACTGGAAGGTTTACCAATGGCCGCACCATCGTTGATATCATCG CTCAGCTCCTGGGATTTGACCAGTATATTCCACCCTTTGCCACTGCAAGAGGCAATGATACACTCCAAGGTGTGAATTATGCATCCGGTGCAGCCGGTATTCGCGATGAATCGGGACAACAACAG GGCGACAGAATCAGCTTGAACCGTCAGTTGGGAAATCATTTGATCACGGTCTCGCGCGTGAGAGAAATACTAGGAGGGAATGAATCGGCATACTTAAATAAGTGCATATACACGGTAGGGATGGGAAGCAATGACTATCTCAACAACTACTTCATGCCTAACATATACCCAACGAGTAGTATGTACACGCCCGAGCAATATGCGGATGTACTGATCAAGCAATACAAAGAACAGTTGAAG ACATTGTATGGCTATGGAGCGAGGAAGGTGGCAGTCATTGGATTGGGTTTGCTGGGATGCACCCCCGCAGAAATATCGAGATTTGGCACGAATGGCTCGGCGTGCGTGGACAATATCAACAATGCTGCTGTCTTGTTCAATAATCAGCTCCAACCCCTCGTAAACGAATTCAATAGCAACTTCTCGGATGCTAAGTTCACCTACATAAACACGTTCGCGATCTCAACCACTGGTCCTGGCACAg CTGGGCTAATTTCAAATGCGACCTGCTGTAAAGTGGACAAGGAACTGGGCACTTGCATTCCCTACGAGACTCCATGCTCGAACAGGACGATATACGTGTTCTATGACGGATTCCATCCCACGGAGACAGTGAATTTGGGGTTTGCTGCGAGGGCATATAACGCTTTGCTTCCATCTGATGCCTCCCCTTACGACATTCGCACTCTCGCGATGATCTGA
- the LOC104435941 gene encoding villin-4, with protein sequence MSVSMRDLDPAFQGAGQKAGIEIWRIENFRPVLVPQSSYGKFFTGDSYVILKTTALKNGALRHDIHYWLGKDTTQDESGTAAIKTVELDAALGGRAVQYREVQGHETERFLSYFKPCIIPQEGGVATGFKHAEEEEHKTRLFVCRGKHVVHVKEVPFARSSLNHDDIFILDTKSKIFQFNGSNSSIQERAKALEVVQYIKDTYHHGKCDIAAIEDGKLMADSETGEFWGFFGGFAPLPRKTASEEDKNVGIYPTKLLRVEKGQSEPIGDESLTRDLLDTNKCYLLDCGTEVFVWMGRSTSLDDRKSASSAAEELIHGPDRPQSQIIRLIEGFETVVFRSKFDSWPQTEDVAVTEDGRGKVAALLKRQGLNVKGLMKASPVKEEPQPYIDCSGHLQVWRVNGQEKILLQSADQSKFYSGDCYIFQYSYPGDDREEYLIGTWFGKKSVEEERASALSQVSKMVESLKFLPVQARLYEGNEPIQFFSIFQSFIVFKGGLSEGYKSYIAEKEIPDETYKEDGLALFRVQGSGPDNMQAIQVEPVASSLNSSYCYILHSGSSVLTWYGNLTTSEDQELVERQLDLIKPNAQCKTQKEGAESEHFWELLGGKSEYPSQKIAQDSESDPHLFSCIFSKGNLKVTEIHNFSQDDLMTEDMFILDCHSAIFVWVGQQVDSKMKMHALTIGEKFLEHDFLLEKLSREAPVYVIMEGSEPPFFTRFFSWDSAKSAMHGNSFQRKLTMVKHGGTPTNDKPKRRAPVSYGGRSSVPDKNQRSRSMSFSPDRVRVRGRSPAFNALAANFENPNARNLSTPPPVVRKIFPKSVTPDSVKLASKSSAISSISSTFEKSPPIREVIIPKSIKVSPETPKQNSEPNNKENSMSSRIGSLTIQEDVKEGEAEDEDGLPIYPYDRLKTTSTDPVAEIDVTKRETYLSSAEFREKFGMTKDAFSKLPKWRQNKLKMALQLF encoded by the exons ATGTCTGTTTCCATGAGAGACTTGGATCCAGCTTTCCAGGGAGCTGGACAAAAGGC TGGAATTGAAATATGGCGAATTGAAAATTTCCGTCCTGTTCTGGTCCCTCAATCATCTTACGGAAAATTTTTCACGGGGGATTCCTATGTGATTTTGAAG ACTACTGCATTGAAGAATGGTGCCTTGCGTCATGACATTCATTATTGGCTAGGCAAGGATACGACTCAG GATGAATCTGGTACTGCAGCCATAAAGACAGTAGAATTAGATGCAGCCCTTGGAGGACGAGCTGTTCAGTATCGTGAAGTACAGGGTCATGAAACAGAGAGATTCTTATCATATTTTAAGCCATGTATAATCCCGCAGGAAGGTGGAGTTGCAACTGGGTTCAAACATGCTGAGGAGGAAGAACATAAGACACGCTTGTTTGTCTGCAGGGGAAAGCATGTTGTGCATGTAAAAGAG GTTCCTTTTGCTCGATCTTCACTCAATCATGACGACATTTTTATTCTGGATACCAAGTCaaagattttccaatttaatggtTCGAATTCATCCATCCAAGAAAGAGCAAAAGCTCTTGAAGTTGTCCAATACATCAAAGATACATATCACCATGGAAAATGTGACATAGCAGCCATTG AGGATGGAAAATTGATGGCGGATTCTGAGACTGGTGAGTTTTGGGGATTTTTTGGTGGCTTTGCCCCTCTTCCAAGGAAAACGGCTTCTGAAGAGGACAAGAACGTTGGCATTTATCCTACCAAGCTACTTCG TGTGGAGAAGGGCCAGAGTGAACCTATCGGGGATGAGTCTTTGACAAGGGATTTATTGGATACAAACAAATGCTATCTTCTGGACTGCGGGACGGAAGTGTTTGTGTGGATGGGGAGAAGTACCTCTCTTGATGACAGGAAGAGTGCTAGTTCTGCTGCTGAG GAGTTAATCCATGGTCCTGATCGGCCACAATCTCAAATAATTCGTCTAATTGAGGGATTCGAGACTGTGGTATTCCGTTCCAAGTTTGATTCCTGGCCTCAGACAGAGGATGTAGCAGTGACTGAGGATGGGAGGGGCAAAGTTGCAG CACTTCTGAAACGCCAAGGACTAAATGTGAAGGGTCTCATGAAAGCTTCTCCCGTTAAAGAAGAACCTCAACCATATATCGATTGTTCTGGACATTTACAG GTTTGGCGTGTAAATGGTCAGGAGAAGATTCTTCTTCAATCTGCTGACCAGTCGAAATTTTATAGTGGGGATTGCTATATCTTTCAATATTCTTATCCAGGAGATGACAGGGAAGAGTATCTCATAGGAACGTGGTTTGGGAAGAAGAGCGTCGAG GAAGAGAGAGCGTCTGCTCTTTCACAGGTTAGCAAGATGGTTGAGTCTTTGAAGTTTCTCCCTGTCCAG GCTCGCCTATATGAAGGAAATGAACCAATTCAattcttctcaatctttcaGAGCTTCATTGTTTTCAAG GGTGGCTTGAGTGAAGGGTATAAGAGCTACATAGCAGAGAAGGAAATCCCAGATGAGACATATAAAGAGGATGGTTTGGCATTATTTAGAGTCCAGGGTTCTGGACCTGATAATATGCAAGCAATTCAAGTGGAACCA GTTGCATCATCTTTGAACTCCTCATACTGTTACATATTGCATAGTGGCTCCTCCGTCCTTACGTGGTATGGGAACCTTACAACCTCAGAGGATCAGGAACTTGTTGAGAGGCAGCTGGATCTGATAAAG CCAAATGCACAATGTAAGACACAAAAGGAAGGTGCTGAATCTGAACACTTTTGGGAGTTATTGGGAGGAAAATCGGAATATCCCAGCCAGAAGATAGCACAAGATTCTGAGAGTGATCCTCACCTCTTTTCTTGCATCTTCTCAAAAG GAAATCTGAAG GTGACAGAAATACACAATTTTAGTCAGGATGATTTGATGACCGAAGATATGTTTATCCTGGATTGTCACTCAGCAATCTTTGTCTGGGTAGGACAACAAGTTGACTCCAAGATGAAAATGCATGCTTTAACCATTGGAGAG AAATTTCTTGAGCATGACTTTCTTCTTGAGAAACTATCTCGTGAAGCTCCAGTATATGTCATCATGGAAGGAAGTGAACCACCTTTCTTCACGCGCTTCTTCTCATGGGACTCCGCAAAATCTGCT ATGCATGGGAACTCATTCCAAAGGAAGCTTACAATGGTTAAGCATGGTGGTACACCAACTAATGAC AAACCCAAGCGTAGAGCGCCTGTTTCCTATGGAGGAAGATCTAGTGTACCGGACAAAAATCAGAGGTCGAGAAGCATGTCTTTTAGCCCAGACCGTGTTCGCGTCAGGGGCAGGTCTCCTGCTTTCAATGCACTAGCTGCTAATTTTGAGAACCCAAATGCAAGAAATCTCTCAACTCCACCACCAGTTGTCAGGAAGATCTTTCCAAAGTCTGTCACCCCTGATTCAGTGAAACTGGCTTCCAAATCTTCAGCTATCTCCTCTATCAGTTCCACTTTTGAGAAATCACCACCAATACGAGAAGTCATCATACCCAAATCTATCAAAG TGAGTCCTGAGACACCAAAACAGAATTCAGAGCCAAATAACAAAGAGAACTCTATGAGCAGCCGAATAGGATCCCTGACCATTCAAGAAGACGTGAAAGAGGGTGAAGCTGAAGATGAGGATGggcttccaatctacccatatGATCGTCTTAAGACAACATCAACAGATCCTGTGGCGGAAATTGATGTTACCAAACGAGAG ACTTATTTGTCATCAGCGGAGTTCAGAGAGAAATTTGGGATGACAAAGGATGCTTTCTCTAAGTTGCCCAAATGGAGACAGAACAAGCTTAAAATGGCACTTCAATTGTTTTGA